In Thermofilaceae archaeon, one genomic interval encodes:
- a CDS encoding MATE family efflux transporter, giving the protein MRPGRGSRGMAELESYRDRIVSGPLVPTLLRLGAPPMLSQMINLTYNILNSLWLSLFSESAIAVPRQVFPVQFFFMALLNALGTAGTSIVSQYVGAKMFKEVKREFSRLFTAAVLLGSLSSATFFALRPLIFGYVVATPPEIYDYVMGYTAVTSLNMMISAATMTLTTGLTSVGETKLPSLINFAGMAVNTALDPVFILGIGPVPRLGPIGSALTDTIGLLISLSLLMAVFNRRFSEIRPSFTRDYNAAWVKLVARIGGPVALMSMLNSSAFMMQLRLVNSFGVEVATAYSIGFIVLDIADAAMWGLSGSIAIIVGQLLGAGMLSKARSSAIKGSLFIASIVAVSSFVIYFAREPIVRVFTSNPVVIEESLRFLDTILLGLPFFAFFMCGFSAARGAGRTLAATLINIGRLWGIRVGLSYVLAFTMALGPLGV; this is encoded by the coding sequence ATGAGGCCTGGCAGGGGTTCGAGGGGGATGGCTGAGCTGGAGAGTTACAGGGATCGCATCGTCAGCGGCCCCCTAGTGCCTACTCTGTTGCGCTTGGGGGCTCCTCCGATGCTCTCCCAGATGATCAACCTGACCTACAATATCTTGAACTCGCTGTGGCTCAGCCTCTTCAGCGAGAGCGCGATCGCTGTGCCCCGGCAGGTCTTCCCAGTCCAATTCTTCTTCATGGCTCTGCTCAACGCGCTTGGCACTGCGGGGACGAGCATCGTGTCGCAGTACGTTGGCGCAAAGATGTTTAAGGAGGTGAAGAGGGAGTTCTCGAGGCTCTTCACCGCTGCGGTTCTCCTCGGCTCGCTCTCTTCCGCGACGTTCTTCGCCCTTCGTCCCTTGATCTTCGGGTACGTTGTAGCCACTCCGCCGGAAATCTACGATTACGTGATGGGCTACACCGCGGTCACTTCTTTGAACATGATGATATCGGCGGCGACGATGACTCTAACGACGGGGCTCACATCCGTGGGGGAGACGAAGCTACCCTCCTTGATCAACTTCGCCGGGATGGCTGTGAACACCGCGCTAGATCCCGTCTTCATCCTAGGCATCGGCCCGGTTCCCAGGCTGGGACCCATAGGATCCGCGCTTACGGACACGATTGGCCTGCTCATATCGCTCTCGCTGCTCATGGCAGTCTTCAACCGAAGGTTCAGCGAGATCCGACCCAGCTTCACGAGGGACTACAACGCGGCCTGGGTGAAGCTGGTCGCGAGGATCGGAGGTCCGGTTGCCTTAATGTCGATGCTCAACAGCTCCGCCTTCATGATGCAGCTCCGCCTCGTCAACAGCTTCGGCGTTGAGGTGGCGACAGCTTACTCGATCGGCTTCATCGTCTTGGACATCGCCGACGCAGCCATGTGGGGGCTCTCCGGCTCGATCGCGATAATCGTCGGGCAGCTGCTCGGGGCGGGGATGCTGAGCAAGGCTAGGAGCAGCGCGATCAAAGGCTCGCTCTTCATCGCATCCATCGTCGCCGTCTCATCCTTCGTCATCTACTTCGCCAGGGAGCCCATAGTCAGAGTCTTCACCTCGAACCCGGTCGTCATCGAGGAGAGCTTGCGATTCCTCGATACGATCCTGCTCGGCCTACCCTTCTTCGCGTTCTTCATGTGCGGGTTCTCAGCGGCAAGGGGCGCCGGCCGCACCCTAGCTGCCACCCTCATCAACATCGGGCGCCTCTGGGGCATCCGCGTCGGCCTCTCCTACGTCCTCGCCTTCACGATGGCTCTCGGCCCGCTCGGCGTATGA
- a CDS encoding PmoA family protein yields the protein MPRLRLYAGPRDAIEAPCEARVGLSDGSYVLRDEAGFKLPAQVHGGVLSFVTPFLRRGEIRTLEVIDEVPDSTLELRDTGSEVVVARRGFQLAAYKYSGGRMPYVYPLNVPEGVSLTEDSPRDHPHHHSLWTAHGDVNGVDFWAGDGRIRHLRFKRLTAGPAYAEIVAENSWEAEGGRLLVEERRIRFWNVPSGEWLIDYEVVLQPEGEVVLGDTKEAGMVSLRVASSMTVLKGGRLTNSWGGVNEREVWGKRAEWCDYSGPLAGSVWGVAVFDHPTNPRHPTYWHARDYGLMTANVFGISHFTGRREGEMRLASPTRFLYRLHVHRGWVCEAHVGLRYLNWLYPPTVEPA from the coding sequence GTGCCGCGCTTAAGGCTATACGCGGGACCCCGCGACGCGATCGAAGCGCCCTGTGAAGCCCGCGTGGGGCTTTCAGATGGCTCCTACGTGCTGAGAGACGAAGCTGGCTTCAAACTGCCCGCGCAGGTTCACGGCGGCGTCCTTTCGTTCGTCACCCCCTTCCTCAGGAGGGGTGAGATCAGAACCCTTGAGGTGATCGACGAGGTACCCGACTCCACGCTCGAACTGAGGGATACTGGAAGCGAGGTGGTTGTTGCGAGGAGGGGCTTCCAACTGGCTGCTTACAAGTATTCAGGCGGGAGGATGCCGTACGTCTACCCTCTCAACGTGCCCGAAGGCGTGAGCTTGACGGAGGACTCGCCGCGAGACCATCCACACCATCACTCCCTCTGGACCGCGCACGGCGATGTGAACGGGGTGGACTTCTGGGCGGGCGACGGCAGGATCAGGCACTTACGCTTCAAGCGCTTGACAGCTGGCCCCGCTTACGCGGAGATCGTGGCTGAGAACTCGTGGGAGGCAGAGGGGGGTAGGCTGTTGGTGGAGGAGAGGAGAATCCGATTCTGGAATGTCCCGAGCGGAGAGTGGCTGATCGACTACGAGGTCGTCCTGCAGCCCGAAGGCGAGGTAGTGCTAGGTGACACGAAGGAGGCTGGAATGGTCTCGCTCCGCGTTGCAAGTTCAATGACGGTACTCAAAGGTGGCAGGCTGACGAACAGCTGGGGCGGCGTGAACGAAAGGGAGGTCTGGGGTAAAAGAGCGGAGTGGTGCGACTACAGCGGCCCCCTTGCGGGCTCGGTGTGGGGTGTAGCGGTCTTCGACCACCCGACGAACCCGAGGCACCCAACCTACTGGCACGCGCGCGACTACGGTTTGATGACCGCCAATGTCTTCGGGATCTCCCACTTCACCGGGAGGAGGGAGGGCGAAATGAGGCTTGCTTCGCCCACGCGCTTCCTCTACCGCCTGCATGTGCACAGGGGTTGGGTTTGCGAGGCGCATGTTGGGCTCAGGTACCTCAACTGGCTCTACCCGCCCACTGTCGAGCCTGCTTAA
- a CDS encoding glycoside hydrolase family 2 protein — MKVVVSLDGAWKLKWFEFGRSEGQFSKDYDDSWWLDAKVPGEVHEELLKRGLIEDPFYASNCDRREWVERVDWWYRKRFFVPKELQGKRVELVFEGLDTFATVWLNGVRVAESEDMFLPLRVDVSDKLEYGGWNVIAVRLGAPWYETLRRAGGFSERTVNWNGSYARLYARKAQYQYGWDWAVKLLTVGIWRSVRLEAYDKAVIRDAFVWTRELRDGRAILEVWVDVESLAEFAGELVLEARCGDSLISAKWPVRVAKGWNEFRYQLEVENPKLWWPRGYGPQNLYEARVALLVDGEREDERSFRFGIRTVEHVTHAPITPNGRVFFFRINGVPVFLKGANWIPADLLISRITRERYRELLELAVEGNHNALRVWGGGLVEYDDFYDLCDELGILLWHDFQFACGHYPEDEKFLALVEKELEATVRRLRNHPSIILWCGNNEDEVLEFFSGFGVYRHRKDFEVAPRVVSKLDPSRPYWPSSPWGDAGPTDSSTGDAHNWLVWHGMVPIEDYLKDESRFLSEFGMQAAPHVNSLRRFLPPEKLWPINELWVYHYHVPDKMIPYLRDFGDPRWLLEYVFLTQLVQAEALRTAIEHARRRKFACGGALYWSFNAPWPNMCWETVDYYGRPKMGFYAAKRAFAPVLVSPLKSGEAIDVYVVNDLLTKVSGTLTVRVVNVGEHRVVKELRLPVSVEANASSVVARLHAGELVGDPAREVVHFTLEHEGGSSRNVLLLARPREVSFAPTELELSVKSVERGEGYVIVEAEVSSRGYARLAHVDVVEDYVAIADDNYFDLLPGEKRTVKLRVKGADKSFTLLAAAQNARAVMKVVDPPPL; from the coding sequence ATGAAGGTAGTTGTAAGCCTCGATGGCGCGTGGAAGCTGAAGTGGTTCGAGTTCGGCCGTAGCGAGGGGCAGTTCTCGAAGGACTACGACGACAGCTGGTGGCTCGACGCGAAGGTGCCCGGCGAGGTTCACGAGGAGCTGCTCAAGCGGGGGTTGATCGAGGACCCGTTCTACGCCAGCAACTGCGACAGGAGGGAGTGGGTGGAGAGGGTCGACTGGTGGTACCGCAAGCGATTCTTCGTTCCGAAGGAGCTTCAGGGCAAGAGGGTCGAGCTGGTCTTCGAGGGGCTCGACACCTTCGCGACGGTTTGGCTGAACGGGGTGAGGGTCGCGGAGTCGGAGGACATGTTCCTGCCGCTGCGGGTCGATGTCTCCGACAAGCTGGAGTACGGCGGCTGGAACGTGATCGCAGTCCGCTTGGGCGCACCCTGGTACGAGACTTTGAGGAGGGCTGGCGGCTTCAGCGAGCGGACGGTCAACTGGAACGGGAGCTACGCCCGCCTCTACGCGAGGAAGGCGCAGTACCAGTACGGCTGGGATTGGGCGGTCAAGCTTCTGACGGTCGGCATCTGGCGGAGCGTGAGGCTGGAGGCCTACGACAAGGCCGTCATCAGGGACGCGTTCGTGTGGACGCGAGAGCTTCGCGACGGGAGGGCGATTCTGGAGGTGTGGGTGGATGTCGAGTCGCTGGCCGAGTTCGCGGGCGAGCTGGTGCTTGAGGCGAGGTGCGGCGACTCCCTGATCAGCGCGAAGTGGCCCGTGCGCGTCGCGAAGGGTTGGAACGAGTTTAGGTACCAATTGGAGGTTGAAAACCCGAAGCTATGGTGGCCTCGCGGCTACGGCCCCCAGAACCTCTACGAGGCTAGAGTGGCTCTGCTCGTTGACGGCGAGCGGGAGGACGAGCGTAGCTTCCGCTTTGGGATCCGGACGGTGGAGCACGTGACGCACGCCCCCATCACCCCAAACGGCAGGGTCTTCTTCTTCAGGATCAACGGCGTCCCCGTCTTCCTCAAGGGCGCCAACTGGATCCCGGCGGACTTGCTCATCTCGAGGATCACGCGCGAGAGGTACAGGGAGCTGCTGGAGCTGGCAGTCGAAGGGAATCACAACGCCCTAAGGGTGTGGGGCGGGGGCCTCGTGGAGTACGACGACTTCTACGACCTGTGCGACGAGCTCGGCATCCTACTCTGGCACGACTTCCAGTTCGCCTGCGGCCACTACCCGGAGGACGAGAAGTTCCTCGCGCTGGTGGAGAAGGAGCTGGAGGCAACCGTGAGGAGGCTGCGCAACCACCCGTCGATAATCCTCTGGTGCGGGAACAACGAGGACGAGGTTCTGGAGTTCTTCAGCGGCTTCGGAGTCTACAGGCACAGGAAGGACTTCGAAGTGGCCCCCAGGGTGGTGTCCAAGCTCGACCCGTCCAGGCCCTACTGGCCATCGAGCCCGTGGGGGGATGCCGGCCCGACCGACTCCTCGACGGGTGACGCGCACAACTGGCTCGTTTGGCACGGGATGGTGCCGATCGAGGACTACCTGAAGGACGAGTCGCGCTTCCTGAGCGAGTTCGGGATGCAGGCTGCCCCGCACGTGAACAGCTTGAGGAGGTTCCTGCCTCCGGAGAAGCTCTGGCCGATTAACGAGCTGTGGGTCTACCACTACCACGTGCCGGACAAGATGATCCCCTACCTGAGGGACTTCGGGGACCCGAGGTGGCTGCTGGAGTACGTCTTCCTGACGCAGCTGGTTCAGGCGGAGGCCTTGAGGACGGCGATCGAGCACGCGAGGCGGAGGAAGTTCGCCTGCGGCGGAGCCCTCTACTGGAGCTTTAACGCGCCCTGGCCCAACATGTGCTGGGAGACCGTCGACTACTACGGGAGGCCGAAGATGGGCTTCTACGCCGCGAAGAGGGCTTTCGCGCCCGTGCTCGTCTCCCCCCTCAAGTCGGGTGAAGCGATCGACGTGTACGTGGTCAACGACCTTCTAACGAAGGTTTCCGGCACGCTCACCGTGCGCGTTGTAAACGTCGGAGAGCACAGAGTCGTGAAGGAGCTCAGGCTGCCGGTCAGCGTCGAAGCCAACGCTTCGAGCGTTGTAGCAAGGCTCCACGCAGGCGAGCTGGTAGGAGACCCTGCGCGCGAGGTGGTGCACTTCACGCTCGAGCACGAGGGCGGGTCAAGCCGGAACGTGCTGCTCCTCGCCAGACCGCGGGAGGTAAGCTTCGCCCCCACGGAGCTGGAGCTGAGCGTCAAATCGGTTGAGCGCGGGGAGGGCTACGTAATCGTCGAGGCTGAGGTGTCGAGCAGGGGCTACGCCAGGCTCGCGCACGTTGATGTGGTCGAGGACTACGTGGCGATAGCCGACGACAACTACTTCGACCTTCTACCCGGAGAGAAACGGACGGTTAAGCTGAGAGTGAAGGGCGCAGACAAGAGCTTCACCCTGCTGGCTGCAGCTCAAAACGCGAGAGCCGTCATGAAAGTCGTGGATCCACCCCCGCTTTAG
- the speD gene encoding adenosylmethionine decarboxylase has protein sequence MDSEERRDGVVGKHVYGNLYDVDLSVAADEEKLKKVVLEAAQLGKMRVWDLRSYSFGGDKGGISVIALVVESHIAVHTWIEYRYATVDVYTCGEQSDPFKAFEHIVKALKPRFYTFNYADRSSQPSLKTAIHHA, from the coding sequence ATGGACAGTGAGGAGCGTAGAGATGGGGTAGTTGGGAAGCACGTGTACGGGAACCTGTACGATGTGGACCTATCGGTCGCCGCGGACGAGGAGAAGCTGAAGAAGGTTGTGCTCGAGGCCGCTCAGCTCGGGAAAATGAGGGTGTGGGATCTCAGATCCTACAGCTTCGGAGGCGATAAGGGAGGGATCTCCGTAATCGCGCTCGTCGTTGAGAGCCACATCGCCGTCCACACGTGGATCGAGTACCGGTACGCGACCGTCGACGTCTATACGTGCGGCGAGCAGAGCGACCCCTTCAAAGCGTTCGAGCACATCGTCAAAGCCCTGAAGCCCAGGTTCTACACATTCAACTACGCTGACAGGAGCAGCCAACCCAGCCTGAAAACGGCAATCCATCATGCCTAA
- a CDS encoding ThuA domain-containing protein, with product MERRIRVTVWGEFIQERTEEAVARVYPRGIHEAIAEHLRQMPDLIVRTATLEQPEHGLSDEVLRETDVLVWWGHVAHDKVKDEVVERVYRRVLDGMGLVVLHSAHYSKIFRRLMGTSCSLKWREAGEKERIWVVAPWHPIAEGLPEYFELEHEEMYGEYFDIPPPDELVFISWFEGGEVFRSGCCFYRGRGRIFYFRPGHETYPTFYNPHVRKVIYNAVRWAAPTGGPAPRYGNVQALEPIGRSSR from the coding sequence GTGGAAAGGAGGATCCGTGTAACCGTATGGGGTGAGTTTATACAGGAGAGGACGGAGGAGGCGGTTGCACGCGTCTACCCCCGGGGTATTCACGAGGCGATCGCGGAGCACCTAAGGCAGATGCCCGACCTGATCGTCAGGACGGCCACGCTCGAGCAGCCGGAGCACGGGCTCAGCGATGAAGTCCTCCGGGAAACGGACGTGCTGGTCTGGTGGGGTCACGTGGCTCACGATAAGGTGAAGGACGAAGTCGTCGAGAGGGTGTACAGAAGGGTTCTCGACGGGATGGGCCTGGTCGTCCTCCACTCAGCCCACTACTCGAAGATCTTCCGGCGGCTGATGGGGACCTCCTGCAGCTTGAAGTGGAGGGAGGCGGGCGAGAAGGAGCGGATCTGGGTTGTCGCACCCTGGCACCCGATCGCCGAGGGCCTGCCCGAGTACTTCGAGCTCGAGCACGAGGAGATGTACGGCGAGTACTTCGACATCCCGCCGCCGGACGAGCTCGTCTTCATCAGCTGGTTCGAGGGGGGTGAGGTCTTCCGAAGCGGCTGCTGCTTTTACCGCGGTAGGGGGCGGATCTTCTACTTCCGGCCGGGGCATGAGACGTACCCCACGTTCTACAACCCCCACGTCCGTAAAGTCATCTACAACGCCGTCAGGTGGGCAGCCCCCACGGGCGGCCCAGCTCCGCGCTACGGCAACGTTCAAGCGCTGGAGCCCATAGGGCGGAGTAGCCGCTAG
- a CDS encoding DUF2341 domain-containing protein, whose product MRNVALLALVVLSASLAFPLPVAVKNVAGVPIESYVVFFTVEREQLLAEGIEPASMCAVDPAGMYLPIWVPPETLQAKSVAVYVRIPYLAPGDQITITLTPGPCAHDPRKVFIFFDDFKTLDTRFWTPFATPMVYNVTIRGGVLDGKGLFISGTYLAPNQYVQIVSQPFTPPLAVEALITPMTAFDHDACLDVREYGTESAHPADARGAYIHAWGWGVSGETEGRMGRFTWYRLAGPPGSTNYYWDVTTWDEGGASPVFNANETFLFRIGVAPEAVRYEVWQLRDEGPVKLLGHLSNLGITNETVIALGQECGGAYNFTQKAVFHWVLVRPFVWPEPKIAVGAERVEESPLAPILEFLSKPTNLILVTWGALAAILVTLIFAKVRKRS is encoded by the coding sequence GTGAGGAACGTCGCTTTGTTGGCTCTAGTCGTTCTCTCAGCGAGCTTAGCCTTCCCGCTGCCCGTCGCTGTGAAGAATGTCGCCGGGGTCCCCATCGAGAGCTACGTCGTCTTCTTCACTGTGGAGAGGGAGCAGCTGCTCGCTGAAGGGATTGAGCCTGCTTCGATGTGCGCGGTAGACCCAGCGGGCATGTACCTGCCAATCTGGGTTCCACCGGAGACTCTTCAGGCGAAGAGCGTGGCCGTGTACGTGCGGATCCCCTACCTCGCCCCGGGAGACCAGATAACGATCACGCTCACGCCCGGCCCCTGCGCCCACGACCCCCGGAAGGTCTTCATCTTCTTCGACGACTTCAAAACGCTCGACACGAGGTTCTGGACTCCCTTCGCAACCCCGATGGTCTACAACGTCACAATAAGAGGAGGAGTGTTAGACGGTAAAGGCCTCTTCATCTCGGGGACTTACCTGGCTCCCAACCAGTACGTGCAAATCGTGTCTCAGCCCTTCACTCCGCCGCTGGCCGTTGAGGCCCTCATCACGCCGATGACGGCCTTCGACCACGACGCTTGCCTCGACGTGCGCGAGTACGGCACCGAGTCCGCGCACCCAGCCGATGCGCGTGGTGCTTACATCCACGCTTGGGGTTGGGGAGTGTCAGGCGAAACGGAGGGGCGCATGGGCAGGTTCACCTGGTACAGGCTGGCCGGCCCACCGGGTAGCACGAACTACTACTGGGATGTGACAACTTGGGACGAGGGGGGCGCGTCACCCGTTTTCAACGCAAACGAGACTTTCCTCTTCCGCATCGGTGTAGCACCGGAGGCCGTGAGGTACGAGGTTTGGCAGCTCAGGGACGAGGGGCCCGTCAAGCTGCTGGGACACCTCTCCAACCTCGGGATAACGAACGAGACGGTCATCGCGCTGGGGCAGGAATGCGGCGGAGCCTACAACTTCACGCAGAAGGCGGTCTTTCACTGGGTTCTCGTCAGGCCGTTCGTCTGGCCCGAGCCCAAGATCGCCGTTGGGGCGGAGAGGGTGGAAGAGAGCCCGCTGGCACCAATTCTCGAATTCCTAAGCAAGCCGACGAACCTGATCCTAGTCACCTGGGGCGCTCTCGCAGCCATCCTAGTTACGCTGATCTTCGCGAAGGTGAGGAAGAGAAGCTAG
- the prs gene encoding ribose-phosphate diphosphokinase codes for MSGKPIVIGGSQGEHIAIQLARILGAELGSVEVEKFPDGETYVRVLSEVDGRRVIYVNSLQRGPNEALVETLLTLDALRDLGAREVHAVIPYMSYARQDERFKPGEAVSITTVAKLFRTINVDSIYTVDMHLHRITDPTALFGAKFRNLTGVRELAKYVKANHPGILSRSVVVGPDEEAEQWAAIMARDLNTEYTVLEKKRLSATEVRIEARGANVKGKTAIIVDDIISTGGTIIEAVRVLRELGCEGVLVTCVHPLLVGRGYQKLLQLGLIDLVGTDTVLSPISRVPIAPAIAEPLTSELGLL; via the coding sequence ATGAGCGGCAAACCGATCGTGATCGGGGGGAGCCAGGGGGAGCACATCGCGATCCAGCTCGCGAGGATCCTGGGTGCGGAGCTGGGCAGCGTGGAGGTGGAGAAGTTCCCCGACGGTGAAACGTATGTTAGAGTCTTGAGCGAGGTTGACGGCAGGCGGGTCATCTACGTCAACTCCCTGCAGCGGGGCCCCAACGAGGCGCTGGTTGAGACCCTGCTGACGCTCGACGCTTTGAGGGACTTGGGGGCTAGGGAGGTTCACGCGGTGATCCCGTACATGTCCTACGCGAGGCAGGATGAGCGCTTCAAGCCGGGGGAGGCGGTCAGCATCACCACTGTGGCGAAGCTCTTCCGCACAATCAACGTCGACAGCATCTACACGGTCGATATGCACCTGCACAGGATCACCGACCCCACAGCACTCTTCGGGGCGAAGTTCAGGAACCTCACGGGGGTGAGGGAGCTGGCCAAGTACGTGAAAGCCAACCACCCGGGCATCCTGAGCCGCTCCGTCGTCGTAGGGCCCGATGAGGAGGCCGAACAGTGGGCCGCCATCATGGCCCGCGACCTCAACACCGAGTACACCGTCCTGGAGAAGAAGAGGCTTTCAGCAACGGAGGTGAGGATCGAGGCTAGAGGAGCGAACGTGAAGGGTAAGACCGCGATCATAGTGGACGACATCATCAGCACCGGTGGCACGATTATCGAGGCCGTCAGAGTGCTCAGGGAGCTGGGTTGCGAAGGGGTTCTCGTGACGTGCGTCCACCCGCTGCTCGTCGGTCGGGGCTATCAGAAGCTCTTGCAGCTCGGCTTGATCGACCTCGTAGGCACGGATACCGTGCTTAGCCCGATAAGCAGGGTCCCCATCGCCCCGGCGATTGCCGAGCCCCTAACCTCTGAGCTGGGATTGCTCTAA
- a CDS encoding glycoside hydrolase family 31 protein → MGEAAPFTLGGVKGFERGASFVILDCGGPKLRIAAATPDIVRVTLAPDGVFREDSYAVVWRGEAPVEVEDSGEALVVKTQKLVVRVHKGAASLEVYDSGGRYICSTHTPAVAWTPSRWGGHAVKLFMRLHVDDHFYGLGEKALPLDRRRYRVTMWNTDAFGYRAGTDPLYMSIPFVIVLRRGLAYGVLFDNPYRSTFDLGATSEEFWSFEAEGGQLDFYVMHGPSMKEVVERYTQLTGRMPLPPLWALGHQQSRYSYYPQERVIEVAERYRREGIPCDAIYLDIHYMDGYRLFTWDRKRFPNPKEMAEKLHRMGFKLVTIVDVGIKLDPGYEAFREGVLNDYFVRMPNGDLYVGRVWPGLCAFPDFTRAEVREWWGSLLKALVEQGVDGIWLDMNEPSIFDVPTKTMDVEALHADGPHAKVHNVYALLEAQATYEGLLKLKPGIRPFILTRAGFAGIQRYAAKWTGDNTADWEHLWLQIPMLLSLGLSGVPFVGADVGGFFGRPTPELLVRWYQVAAFTPLCRNHQCMGSYDHEPWFHGPTAREAIKRVLELRYRLLPYLYSLFYEHYAKGYPVMRPLVFEYQDDEEAYQLDDEFLVGPFLLVAPVLKEGARSREVYLPSGEWFDFWTDRVYRGPARLVVEAPLDRVPLFVKAGAVIPMWPPMNHVGERKPDPLFLHVYAGNGSFTLYEDDGETLEYTKGAYALTRISASLAGERLSIEVGRREGKYQPERKHVVIVVHGAREVVKVLKNGVELPHLVSPEEVGEGVLEIDGKVFIKVRDAVEGCKIDVIFK, encoded by the coding sequence GTGGGCGAGGCTGCACCCTTCACTTTGGGCGGCGTCAAGGGCTTTGAGCGTGGTGCAAGCTTTGTAATACTCGACTGCGGAGGTCCCAAGTTGAGGATCGCTGCTGCAACCCCTGACATCGTGAGGGTGACGCTGGCGCCCGACGGCGTCTTCCGCGAGGACTCCTACGCTGTCGTGTGGAGGGGGGAGGCGCCGGTGGAGGTCGAGGACTCCGGCGAGGCGCTCGTGGTTAAAACCCAGAAGCTCGTTGTGAGAGTACATAAGGGGGCTGCGAGCCTCGAGGTTTACGACAGTGGGGGACGGTACATCTGCTCGACTCACACGCCTGCCGTGGCGTGGACCCCATCGCGGTGGGGAGGGCACGCTGTCAAGCTGTTCATGCGCCTCCACGTCGACGACCACTTCTACGGGTTGGGCGAGAAGGCCCTCCCCCTCGACCGCCGCCGGTACAGGGTGACGATGTGGAACACCGACGCCTTCGGCTACCGGGCGGGCACCGACCCGCTTTACATGAGCATCCCCTTCGTGATCGTCCTGAGGAGGGGGCTGGCCTACGGGGTTCTCTTCGACAACCCCTACAGGTCAACCTTCGACCTCGGCGCGACGTCTGAGGAGTTTTGGAGCTTCGAAGCGGAGGGCGGCCAGCTCGACTTCTACGTCATGCACGGGCCATCGATGAAGGAGGTCGTGGAGCGGTACACCCAGCTGACGGGGCGCATGCCGCTACCACCGCTCTGGGCTCTCGGACACCAGCAGTCGAGGTACAGCTACTACCCGCAGGAGCGCGTCATTGAGGTCGCTGAGCGCTACAGGAGGGAGGGCATCCCCTGCGACGCCATCTACCTGGACATCCATTACATGGACGGCTACCGGCTCTTCACCTGGGATCGGAAGCGGTTCCCCAACCCGAAGGAGATGGCGGAGAAATTGCACAGGATGGGCTTCAAGCTGGTCACGATCGTTGACGTGGGGATCAAGCTCGACCCCGGCTACGAGGCCTTCAGGGAGGGGGTGTTGAACGACTACTTCGTCAGGATGCCCAACGGCGACCTGTACGTCGGGCGCGTGTGGCCAGGCCTCTGCGCCTTCCCCGACTTCACCAGGGCGGAAGTGAGGGAGTGGTGGGGCAGCCTCCTCAAGGCTCTCGTCGAGCAGGGGGTGGATGGGATCTGGCTAGACATGAACGAGCCCTCCATCTTCGATGTCCCGACGAAGACGATGGACGTTGAAGCCCTCCACGCCGACGGCCCCCACGCGAAGGTGCACAACGTCTACGCTCTCCTCGAGGCCCAGGCCACGTACGAGGGGCTGCTCAAGCTGAAGCCCGGCATAAGGCCTTTCATCCTGACGCGGGCGGGCTTCGCCGGCATCCAGCGCTACGCGGCCAAGTGGACGGGCGACAACACGGCGGATTGGGAGCACCTTTGGCTGCAGATCCCGATGCTTCTGAGCCTCGGCCTCAGCGGCGTGCCATTCGTGGGGGCCGACGTGGGGGGCTTCTTCGGCAGGCCGACGCCCGAGCTGCTAGTCCGCTGGTACCAGGTGGCCGCCTTCACGCCGCTCTGCAGGAACCACCAGTGCATGGGCAGCTACGACCATGAACCCTGGTTCCACGGACCCACCGCTAGGGAGGCCATCAAAAGGGTCCTGGAGCTTAGGTACCGGCTGCTCCCCTACCTTTACTCCCTCTTCTACGAACACTACGCGAAGGGGTACCCGGTGATGCGACCCCTGGTCTTCGAGTACCAGGATGACGAGGAGGCGTACCAGCTGGACGACGAGTTCCTCGTCGGGCCCTTCCTCCTCGTGGCGCCCGTTCTGAAGGAGGGGGCGAGGAGCAGGGAGGTCTACCTGCCGTCTGGCGAGTGGTTCGATTTCTGGACGGATCGGGTTTACAGGGGGCCCGCACGGCTCGTCGTTGAAGCTCCGCTGGACAGGGTCCCGCTCTTCGTCAAGGCGGGGGCCGTGATCCCCATGTGGCCGCCGATGAACCACGTCGGCGAGAGGAAGCCCGACCCGCTCTTCCTTCACGTCTACGCCGGCAACGGGTCCTTCACGCTGTACGAGGATGACGGCGAAACGCTGGAGTACACGAAGGGGGCTTACGCTCTCACGAGGATCTCCGCTAGCCTCGCGGGGGAGCGCCTTTCCATCGAAGTGGGCAGAAGAGAGGGCAAGTACCAGCCTGAGCGGAAGCACGTGGTCATAGTCGTGCACGGGGCACGAGAAGTCGTTAAAGTGTTGAAGAACGGCGTGGAGTTACCCCATCTCGTCTCACCGGAGGAAGTGGGAGAGGGGGTGCTGGAGATCGACGGTAAGGTTTTCATTAAAGTTAGGGATGCTGTTGAAGGATGCAAGATCGATGTAATATTTAAATAA